Within Oreochromis niloticus isolate F11D_XX linkage group LG2, O_niloticus_UMD_NMBU, whole genome shotgun sequence, the genomic segment AAAATGCTACAGTAAGTACCAGAGCTCCCTGCCAAAAGGGAATGTAGAGTTCAGGAGAGATTTTGAAATCTTCGCTGGAGAACTGAAATCCCACTAACAGCTCAGCACAGCCAAACATCAGAATGACAATCTGGAAAGGGGAAGAGGAAGAATGGATGAGAGTGTCTACAGCTGCATCAGCTTATAGTATCCTCGTGTATAAACCTGCTTATTTAAGACTTTGCTTATCTGATGTGTTACCCCAAGACTTCTGGGCTCCTTTCGGACAAAGCGATGCAGAGGTTTGCTGGACATCGGCACATTGCTGCTAGTCCCCTGATCCCCATTTCTTTCTGTTGTCCCCTCCTCTCTAGTCATTGTCTGAGTTCCCTCCATTTCCAGGAAACTACACACAGTGCTTGGCTTTGGGTCAAAAAGAACAAGACTTAATTGAACCGGATGCTTAGTCTCCCCACAGCAGCACAGATTGTTGGGGGCAGAATATCTGTGGAGTagcagaaaacatttaaaagccaGATGAATGCAAGATTTTTCAAAAGTCTTAGAAAACGTGACTCACCCCGTCTTAGATGCACTCTTTCATGCAGAAAAAGCAGAGTGAAAGATAACGGGAAGGGAATGATGTGAGTGGAAAGAGGAAGTGTGGCAATTTGAGACTTCTTCTTTTATTAAGTGGCGGGGCTAAAGACTTTGTTTGGAAGTTAAAGGCTGAGGCTGTTCTACAGTGTAGTGAGTAAACCACTCAGTTAAAATGAAATCCCCATTAGGTCTGTGCACACTTACTGTATTATAAGTAGATCTGCATTATTGGCAGAGTTAGTGAAAGTACCGACaatctgtatgtattatttttgtgcaaagctaattGAACCTCGTGCGtgtgactttgcctctaaacagaaaaattagttAAAGTTAAAGTGGGTTTCAGCGGGTAAGGGCTCAGcgtggggaaaagaatcacagctcacaataatttctattaAGATCTCCAGAAGATTTTCTTAATGTTCAAGTTGTGATCATCTGATCTTCTGGTCTTTGTGGTTTTGTACACCTGAATTTAACCAGAtgtaagcagatgtttcatgagttgtcTTGTCTGATTTCTATTCTCTACACTGACAGCTTACTATTTATACTAACTTTATACTAGACGGCCGGTAACGGACAGACTAAAGGTGGTTACGCCCTCTTGTAACAGAGAGGATGTATGTCAGCCCGTTCTCACGCGTGACGATTTGTCAAGTACCGAggcgttcctgaggaacgcgaaaTGTGACCTTCCGCTTtccctaaccttatccctaaccttaaccagcactttaatgaagttagatagtgttttccaaagcgatttaaataaaatgaacgTACATGTGTAGATTGATTCCAAACTgttctcatgtttcctcatttttccgatCTTGTAATAGGGAAGTGTTTGGTgcttgggagtgagaacgtgttgtgTATTTTGTATCAAAACACGGCAGAACAATGTGTTTTGCTAACTCATCTAAACAAGGCATTCTGTAAAGGGTATAGCAAATATGGCAGTCTCATGAAACAACAACGGTAATCTCCACATTTCCAGTTTTTTCCCTCAAAATAGTATTTTAACCCCCCCATCAAAACAACATTATCTTGTAACATTAACTTGATCTCCAAATTTCGACTTTATTCTCAAGTTCGACAATATATGTTTTGTATTAATTTGGCCCCAATGGTCCTTCTTACTCACCTCGTCTTGGATTTTCATGCAGAAAAAGCAGCGTGAAAGATAACGGGAAGGGATTATTGTGGGTAGAAAGGGGAGGAGCCAAAGACTTTGATTGGAAGTTACAGGCTGAAACTGTTCCACAGTGTGgtctatgggctcaaaatgtggtcataaatattttgtacttgtaaatcaggatttgtatgtgtaaaaagaatttgtgcgtgcgtaaaaaagatttgtatgtgtaaaaaagatttgtgtgtgcgtaaaaaagatttgtatgtgtaaaaagaatttgtgcgtgcgtaaaaaagatttgtatgtgtaaaaagaatttgtgcgtgcgtaaaaaagatttgtgtgtgtttaaaaaaagatttatatgtgtaaaaagaatttgtgattgtgtgtacagtgtctctctatgtctgtctccacgttgggtgagtgttgagagcatgagggtgggaatagatgtttgtatctctgtgtgcctgtttgtctgtgtctatatgtcaggttgggtatcagaccccacctctctggggacatctcaggccctccaaggtttggaggcccatctccccccaccacttcccctgccggtggcagacgccctcagacatcggtgcattggtggttctttgtgtccggggtgGGCGCCcgggtacccaccggctcactccttggcggctgcttatcgggcatggagcctggggctcgctcgggccacttcggggatggggtgccctcggcctctcggcccggggctcggtcactcaggcacagctggctgccggcggagctcacgggcacgtcactgcaaccccccctggcttctgctccgcggctgctgagtgacccctcatctgggactctcctcagctctttctgggatagtggcgcggctgcccctctgttggtcttccttggtctcttgtgttctgggggcctctggacgtctggagttttgatctcctccatacctgcttcatgccctggaggtcggggcagtggccccccacaccctctagcagatcattacatgaaggaaccttttaaaaacaagcgcgttcatgctcacaggtgtacacacgggtgatcacacacacaaactacacccttttgggctcctacctcaaagcacactgtgcgctgtcgatctcacgtgctgcaccataatgtttaatatttagtatttactgtcatattcccatatatcattgtgatcttgtttattactctcgtcttcttctgcttgctttcttttttctttctcaacaggtgatccaggtgatcgatatgtatttttttgtctgcttattctgttggttttcgttttttgccctttttcccggtccctcttctcaggttttttttctctttccctctttctttctcccctttctttccaccagtcaagtctgtcccgtattcagcaagtgaaaataaaataaacaataaaaggtgaatcagatggaccattacggcaaggctgggatggtccatttggtaaagtaaatccgttgggcatctttcttcgcctttagacaataattctgatggcaaaagaaccaaacgggacaggctaaaaaaaaaaaaaaaaaaagaatttgtgcgtgcgtaaaaaagatttgtatgtgtaaaaaagatttgtgagtggacttagccaaaaaaacccTTGCAaattacaagtacgaattttgaccctatttttcttcctgtcatctgattggtcaatgtcatgtcaatcacaaatgtaacaatccaatcagagaacagatgggtttggcagtcggaggggcacttttttgaactgcaggtccttgaagggtaatacagtttgaagctggaggatctctatataaatatccgatagcagctaggtctgcagctgttgaaaggataagtTGTGGTATATCAATgattagaaataccattattactttaggattagtttaacacaaagtcagggctgacccgggaccattgctgtgagtcacagtgcgcagcataaaggtcctttcacatcagacgcaggatgtgctgctaatgctaactaaaagcaaaggatccagaatttgttgcgctggctgctgggctctgtgggtttttgcagcagctctacctgtactagatgcacctgctccttgtcgtttctatctctgactttatgtcctctacaagagtttctggttttttttgctagttcttcaaatgttcaataaaaacatgtatgctaattcataacaaagaaagctttgtaatgaagactgtcatttccaaaacactgccccccccGCGGTCCGCAGCGCTGTATTAAACAgtagacctgtgacacaaaaatcaccaaactcggacgaccacagactgttttccttcgtggtgatgaaggaaaacgctgggttggcatgtaaaagggcatttattcccttcaaagacctgcagttcaaaaaaagcgcccctccgactgccaaacccatctgttctctgattggattgttacatttgtgattgacatgacattgaccaatcagatgaaaggaagaaaaatagggtcaaaattcgtacttgtgacttgcagggtttttttggctaagtccactcacaaatcttttttacacatacaaatcttttttacgcacgcacaaattctttttacacatacaaatcttttttacacacacacaaattctttttacacatacaaatcctgatttacaagtacaaaactgatttacaagtacaaaatatttatgaccacattttgagcccatagtgGTCAGTGAAATCTCCATGAGGTCTGTGCACGCTGACTGTGTTATAAGTATAAGCAGgtgtacataaaaaaaacaggtttaCCTGCAGAAATATTAAAGTCTTTAagtgaggcttttttttttttattatttacattacGGAATTCAGATTGCATTAATATTGTCTTTTTTATCATTATTGAAATTACTTTCTAATTGGGCATAATTATCATCTGTACAAGTTTCAGCTTTAAACAGCCGTTTGAAGCAATCACAATGATCAATCAACTTTATGATTTTTTTGTGGTTCAGGGTTTGTCCTGCCTTTTACAATTGATCAGTCGTAGAATGTGGCTCGTTAATGGCTTAAAGAAAACTGTTTGAGTGGCTTGTTACAAAAGACCATTGTTTCAAGCATGCAACTGAAGGAATTGGATGGTTTGTGTGGTATGCTTACTGTAAGGAGAGAAACATGAATTTGATTTGCCAAGTCAGAGTTGTGTCCTGCTTAATTTATGCATGGGTGCATAATCCCCTAGTAGATAAAGCAGTGCCACTTTGGGTCGGTCTGTGCTGATCATCAGCATCACAGGAAAAAGTCCCAAGGTTTTTTGTGATTAAATGTAACTAAATGTTTCTTAATAAAATCAAACCAAACAGCAAATACTCCAAAAAAGCAGCAGTTTTATTATATCATAATTATTTAATCGTTGCACAGCATGATGACAAGGTCTTGTTGATAAAGACACATTATGTTTCTAATGTTATATGTTCCACCTTCAGtgtgcagaaacaaacacaccttCAGTATCTTAACATCTTGAAATATGTCAAGCCATATCTGAatataaatacagttttatgcAGAAGTACTTCACCAGTACAAgtattataaaaatatttaatatttgcaGAGATTAAAATTCCATGAATAAAAACATACAAGACAGCATTTTTATCACTAATTActtcaaatacacaaacaggTTTTTCTTGCAGCATCATACAATATCTACCATAtcaaaatgtaaacatgttGTTATCCTCAGCTGGGCCCTCCTAACACAACAAGTCTTCTTGTTGATTCAAGGATCCGGCATATTGTCCACCTGCAAGACAGCAGCTCACATCAGACATTTTTAactaaaaactaataaaaattcAACAGAGACAATAAGATTGCATAACAATTACTGTTATATGCTGTTGGTAGGACAACAAGTGCTTCTCCAGGAGGTATGTCGACCTTTGTCTCATCTCTGCTGCACCATTGTACTGAAGGACCTCCAACAGTGAAAGCCCACCTTGCCTGACAAACTCCTCTGCCacctgaagaagaagaataccACATCACGCAACAGCTTAGCAATCATTACAGAGTTTAGTTTCACTAATAACCACACTTACCACTGGACTGCTGACAGTCATCATGAACAGGATGTCCAGGCTCCGAATCACCATTTCCTGATCAGCCATTTTAAGTGTGGCACAGAGTGCAGACAGTAAACTAAGCTGCATGAGCTTGACACAGAACTCCTTTTTCTTGTGGGCAATATTAGCCAGAATCCTGAGAATCTGAGTGTAAcaagcaagaaaaacaaaaaacaacaaaaacacaaaatcaaaaaacacttttttcatcCAAAAGGATGCAAGAGAAAACCACAACATTTCTTATTATATGCCACTATGACTTAATAGTATAAGAAGCAGTTATATCAATCATAGTACTAACCATAGTATTAATGCCTTGAGAAAATGGGAGAAGTTGGATCAATCCTGGAACCAAGTTTAGAGTCAAGAGGGCGGAGCAGAATTCAGTGGAGTGAGCTGAGATGGAGAGAGGTAGAAAACACAATGGGACACGTTACTTACTCCACAGAAAACCCTGATAATTATGATGCATCAAATCTCAGATGTGCACAGAAGGAAAGTCCATCAGTTCATATAAGTTATTTTTCACAATCCGATAACCTAAGAA encodes:
- the LOC100697333 gene encoding membrane-spanning 4-domains subfamily A member 4D isoform X1 translates to MKIQDESASKTGYSAPNNLCCCGETKHPVQLSLVLFDPKPSTVCSFLEMEGTQTMTREEGTTERNGDQGTSSNVPMSSKPLHRFVRKEPRSLGIVILMFGCAELLVGFQFSSEDFKISPELYIPFWQGALFLTCGILSVYTELHPSKKMVTVCLALYVVSIFGIVISFIYRIIHLFSYPYFYMQSHLNRTSVALLKSIEAILLTSSFCVLVILIFLVIVARFGLKSTHTQLIIQQIPPPRTETTSD